The sequence ACAAGTATGTTACTAGAGTTCATTTCTCACATCAGGGCAGCGTGAATTGTCCAGTCAAGTGGAGGGGTCCCAGTAACATCTACTTAGTCAAAAATAATCAAGAGCAGGAAATGGCACACTAAACACGTGGGCCTAGGAACACATCAGACAGTCCTTCCAGTAccaacagctgctgctgcttcccctgtGCATAAATTCAGGCTCCCACCTGCAAGCACAGTGCTCTTATTTTGAAGCTCACCTACATTCCATGCTTGTCACATTTGCTCAATCAACGTAAGCAACCCACAAGACCATGCAATAGTTTCAACTATCGCCTCCTTCAAGGGATGAACGAACTGCTCTTGACAACATGGGATCCTCGTCTCACTGACAGCTATCATGAACTGTAGCAACATTTTAGACTACAGTCTAAACTTGGTTTTAGCACACTATGACCCAGAATAAACATATGAGGTTAAATCCACTTGTCCAGAACTGCACTATTTTGATCTGTATTCAAAGCCTGAAACATCAAGGGACCTTGGTGACAAGGACAAAATGCAGCTGTAAAGTGCAAGGCTCTCACAAGAGCCCTTCAGACAGCTGCGTGGGGAAGAGAGCCGTGACGTGCTCAGGCCAAGTTCTGTGGAGAGATTGAAGCAGGCTGGGATCTCATGACCAAAAGGAACTGGAACAGGTTCTCAGAACAGCCGTGTCTCCTAATGAGGGTTGCTTTAAAATACACAGATGAGGTCTGCTGCACGGACAGTCTCTTCACTAACTAAATGTCGCTATCAAGAGCGATACGGCTCCCAGGCCCCATGGCTGAAGATGGTGACAGGAGCCCCTCGGGTAAAGGGAGCTGTAACTTACCATACACTGGCCTGGCAACTAATGGCACAAGGCAAAGCCAGGGGCCTTGGGGTCCCCAAGGTGTGTTTAACACCCACCTGCCCACCATGGGCACCTTACCCCAGGCACCCCTGTGTAAGTAACAGCCTGCTATGGCACCGTTGCGGCCACCGGCACTGGAGGGACAGGCTGGTCCTGCGCCCCACCGGCACTCACCCGCTCGCTCTTCACTGAGCCCGTCACCTCGTCGTCGTTCAGGTGCCGCTTGAATTTCGGAGGCATGGTCTCTACCGGCGGGAGAGGTGGCTTCGGGCCCCTGAGGAGAAGCCTGGAGGGGAGGCGCAGGGAAGGGCCGGGTCACCTCGCTGCCCGGCGCCCGAACCGCGGCGGCGCCCCGGCCGCCCCTCGCCCTGGCCTAGCAGAGCAGGGGGAGCGCCCGGCGGGTGGCGGGGCCGCGGAGCGCCCCTACCGCTGAGcccggaggggtggggggaaagggggaaacgGCCGCGGGACTGGGGGATGCAACGGCCCCGCGGGTGGAGGACGGGACACGCAAGGGCAGGCGGCGACCGGCCCCCACGCCTTCACCCGGCCCCGCCGTTCCGGCCCAGCCCTCCACCGCCTCGGAGGCTGCCAGGAAGCGGAGCCGGTGCCCAGACAGAGGCCCCCCACGCCCGCAAGACCCCACTACTGCCGGCGCCACCCCGCTCACCGGGCTCCGCTCTGGGCCGGGCCGGCGGGAAATGGCCGGTGCGGCAGCGGCGGCGGTAAGTCAGCTGTCCCATCGACCGGCGCGGCGCTCCGCCGGCCGCGCCGAGCACCGAGCTATCGATGGCGGGCCGGGGCCGTGGGCGGGGCCGTgtggcggcgggggcggggccgtgtggcggcgggggcggggccggccccgtCCCAGTGCCGGGGGAGCGCTGGCTCGGGAGCCCGGGGGCCGACGGCGCCTCCGCGCCAGCAGCGGGGGGGTCCGGCCACCTCGGCCCCCGGCATCGTCCCTGGCACACGGCCCCAGCAGTGAAGCCGCTGGCGGTGGCCGCAGGCTGCCGGAGCCCGGCCAGCGGCCTCGGGGGGGCCGTGGGGAACCGCCGGCTGCCGCTGGGCAAAAGCCGCCGCCGCCACAGGCATCTGGAAAGTTCCGGCTTGGCcatccccccccgccgccccgaccctctccccgccgccctcccgccctATAAATGCGGGCAGCAGCGCCCGGCGTGCGGCGGAGCCGAGGGCAGGGGCTATGCTGGgtgcctggctgctgctctggggGGGCCTGGCCCTGGGCGGCCGTGGCGAGACGGCCTTCCTCCGGCGGGCCGATGACAGCGCCGGCCGCTGCACCTACTCCTTCACGGTAGCCAGCCCCGTCGAGGCAGCTTGCCCCGATGCCGGCGGCGTGCCGGAGCTCCGGGCCGAGCTGGCTGCTCTCGCCGCCCGCCTGAGCCGGCTGGAGAGCCGGGAGAGGGGCTCGGGGCCACGGGGCGGCGAGGTGGGGGTGGCACCGGAGCCCCAGCCCGCCGGTCGCCTAGAGGCTGCCTATAGCGAGCTGCTGCGGGCCAAGTcccagctggaggaggagaaggggcggctggagcgAGAGAAAGAGGAGCTGGGGAGGCGGCTGGAGACCAGCACCCAGGAGATCACCCGGCTGCGGgccacccgctgcccccccggtAGAGAAGGGCCCGGCCGCGACACCCTGCGTGCTCCCGGCAAAGGTAAGTGCTGGGGCCGGGACCCCCTGTACAGCCTCGCCACCGCCTCCCTGCCACTGACTCTTCCCTGGGCACTGGTCGAGTCCCTTTGCTGCCCCCCACATGGTGCACCCACTGCTGCCTCCTCGCTCTTAGGCACCCCAGTAGGGTCGCAGCCCACTGCCTCaaaccccctccccatccctaAATCAGGGCTGGCAGCCAGAGCCCCCTCCTCATCCCATCATCTGCCCCGAAGCAGAGGGGGGCCGCAGGGGACGGTGCTAATCCAGGGGGATTAGGTGCTTCTGCCAAGAAGCATTAAACCCCGCACCCGGGGGCCGCAGTGGCTGCGGAACGAGGTCCCCATCAGGAGGTCACAGACATGccctgctgcagtgggacaggCACCAGGCTCCCGACCGAGGCGTTGGTGTTTAGGGGAGCAACCGTCTGGTGTAGAGCCCCTCGCTGAGGGCGGTGGAGGGCAGGCGTGGCGGTGAGGGGGGCTGGCTGGGCCCCTGCTCACGCTGCACCTGGCTCCGCCACAGCCCCCCGCTGGGTCCCACAGCCCCTCACCTACCAGGAACTGCAGTCGGAGAGGACGGAGGTTTCCGTGTCCCAGCCGCTGGAGGAGATGGCACTCGGCCGCCCAGGGAGCAAGGACTCGGGTACTGCCACTGGCCCAACCAGCCCCATGCTCCGCTGCTAACAAATACCGGTTGGCCCTCCCGAGGGTCTCACCGGGTGCTGCTGCCACCAAGAAATAAcccctttctctcccctcctgtCCCTGAGCAGGCTGCGGCGAGCTGGTGTGGGTGGGGGAGCCTGTCGTCTTCGGCCGGGCAGAGTCCTTTGCCGGCAAGTATGGTGTGTGGATGAAGGACCCTGAGCCCGTGCCCCCCTTCACACGGGAGACCACCTGGCGTGTGGATGCGGTGGGCGCAGAGGTCCGCCAGCTCTTCCAGTACGAGGCGGCTGAGCAGCTGGCCCAGGGCTACCCCGCCAAGGTGCACATCCTGCCGCGGCCCCTGGAGAGCACAGGGGCCGTTGTCTACCGCGGTGGGCTCTTCTTCCAGCCCCGTCGCTCCCGCACCGTGGCCCGCTATGACCTGCGGGGAGAGGCTGTTACGGTCGAGAGGGAGATCCCTGGCGCTGGCTACCACGGGCAGTACCCCTACTCCTGGGGGGGCTACACTGACATTGATCTGGCAGTGGATGAGACGGGGCTCTGGGTGATCTACAGCACTGAGAAGGCCCGGGGGGCCATTGTCCTCTCCAAGCTGGACCCCGAGACGCTGAAGATCCAGCGCACTTGGGAAACCAACATCCGCAAGCGGGGGGTGGCCAACTCCTTCGTCATCTGCGGCACCCTCTACACTGTCAGCAGCTACTCGGCACACAATGCTACCGTCAACTTCGCCTACAACACAGCCACCAGCACCAGCCGGGCCCTCAGCATCCCCTTTGAGAACCGCTTCCGCTACCTCAGCATGGTGGACTACAACCCTGCTGAGCGGCAGCTTTTCGCCTGGGACAGCTTCAACATGGTCACCTACCCCGTCCGCCTCTCCCAGGCATAAGTCGGGGCCAGGGACACGCCAGCTCAGCCCCTGCAAGCCCCATATGTGCCTCAGCACCCCGCTTTGCTCCCCAACTTCCCCCCAGTGTGGCCGGGGGCGCTGCCTTAGACAGCGCTGAACGATGGTGGAGGCCACATGCTGCCCAGCCACGCTGCCATGGGGCCACCAACGTCCCTGCTGGCACCTCCAACAACATCCCATTGTGCTCAAGTGCAGCAGAGAGAAATTAAGTCCTCCAGAGCTCGGCTGAGCCAACAAAACACCTCTCCCCAGCCTCGGTGGGTTTTAGATATGCCATAGCAATACCCAGCCCTCAGCTGCTCCAGCATCCTCCTGGAGCACAGCGACGGCCaggtgggggaggtggggagaggctGTCTGGGAGGATCCCACCTGAAAACATACACCTTCCCTAGTTGCAAGCAACCATCCTCTCTGGTGGGCTGGGGTTTGTGTTTCCAGGCTCCAGCTGAGCACAAGCACCACTGCTGCCCTCCAAGcccccctcagcagcagcagtttcagGGAGGTCTCCCCAGTTCAGGCCAGCCTTGGGGAGGAGAGCAGTGTTCGCCTACCAACAGCATCTGAGCTCTCCTGCTGCGAGCCCACAAGcctcactgcatcccacaccACCGGTGCCCGGGGGCATACCAGAGCTCAGCCACCTCCAAAAATCATTCGGCAGGATCAACAGCGGTGGGGAATACGGACACTCATTGCACAAACCTtgttttattgggaaaaaaaacaagagagCAGCGATGAGGAGTCCTGGCAGAGCATCCTGCAGCTGAGCAGCCCCTTGACATGCCCTGCCCCTCTTGGCCACGCGCTTCAGCTTTACAGGCTGTGCTTGGCCACCAATGCAGCACGGCAGCtacagccctgcctggctggcaGCGCTCCCCACGCTGGGCCAAAGCACGTGATTTTAACTATTTATTGTAGAAAGTTGGTAggatgctttttcttcctccctccccagcgtTCgggacagcagcagctgcagcccccagGGGATGCGCAGGGTCCCGGCTAAATAAAGGTTGCCCACCACCACTGTCTTGCACCTCATCTTTCCAAACCCGGCTTTTCCTGGGAGCTTGGTGGGCTGGagcctggggggggtgtgtgaagCACTGGTGCCACCGTGGATGCACTGACAGGCTGAAGGTGCTAGCAGGGAGTGTAAAGCTTTAGCTAGGAAAATGTCACATTTGGGAGGCAGCTGCTGGTAGGGCTGGCCCCAGGAGCACCTTTATTTAGCATGAAGAAGGGCTGCAACAtggaatcagaaaaaaagttaaagcttCAGCACTAAAGCCTGGAGATTTACAGAAGGGGAAAGATTAATGAGCTCCACTAGCAGGGCTGGGGGGTTGGGCTGGCTGGTGCCGGGGGCATCGTGGAGCACGAGGGAAGTGGCAGGACAGAGGCAGTCCCccactttgctgctgcagcaccagggtTGGGCTGCTCACCGAGGAGATTGTGGTGCTCCGAGCCAGGAGGCTGCAGGGATGGGCCCTAGCTCAGAATGGACCCTGTTCCCGAGGGCAGGAGACAAGAGGGTACCGGCAGCAGGTAGCACACCCTCCGCCACCATCAGGGCTGCCTCTGGGTGAGTCCAGGGCGGGGGGAACGGGGTGGGATGGGACACAACCATGGGACTGCAGCTTGGGCAGAAATCGGACCCAGAACATCAAAGGAGGAGGCTGAAAGACCACTTCTTGCTCCCTGCCTTCCCAGCCTTGTGAAGCTCACCCTGAGGAAAGGCATCTCCCCAGCCAAGGATGCTCCCACACAGCCACCATGGTGTTGTCTCCTGGCCTCAGAAAACAGGGTACATAGCCCCATCCCCCAAGCATCCCTTGGTCCTGCTGCAAAAACCCGGCCAGGAAGGTTGGTTGGTTGGGCCCTCATGCAGAGAAACAATGCAAAGGCTAGATCAACATCCAGGGGAGTAAAGCTAGGGGCACCCAGGAGCTGTCACATCTCCACTGGGACAGAGAAGAGGGAGGCAGacagcaggcagcccctgcctgcactgACCCAGCCAGGGGCACAGGGGCAGCCTGGCAAACAGCCGCTCACCCAACGCACAGAAAACCTGCCACCAAGGATGGGAGAATAGCGTTTCTGTCTCAAAAGAGGAGAGGCAGTGGGGCTGGAGCCCCGCTTCGTCCCACAGCTCCCAGAAAGCGTGAGGCAAGCCCCCTCCAAGAGGGAAGCCTTGTGCAGAGGTCCCTGCGGAGCAGCAGCACCAATGCCTTCTCCCTGAACAAAGACACCAAGGGCAGAGCCCCAGCCCTTCCCACCTCTCCCTGTGCTGCCAGCACTGGGGTCTCCTCAGGCTGGGAAGTCCATCATTTCATTACCTAAAAAAACCATAAACAAAGACTGTAGACAGGATTTCCAGAAAGCTGGGTTGGAGCTGAACAATGCTGAATACACAGCTTTACTTAACAGGCTCTACAAAAACAAGTCTAGAGACCCTCCCCTCCTGCATCTCAGCAAGAAGCAAGCCCAAGCCAAGGGGGGGGTGCTGGCTCTGGCCCCAGTCACATTAACCCACTTCTGCTCTTGCCCTTGAGAGAAGTTACcatctttttgctgttttttttttcctccttaatttCCCCAACAAAATTGTTTCCCAATTTATGGTAGGTTCAGCATAATTATTTGTGATGATCAGAGCTCTAGAAAAGAGATTACACACCAAATCCTActcaaaattaaaaaagcaagatCTATTCCAGCGTAAATGGCCAAGAGCAAGTTACCTGGttaaatgtcataaaaatattcagtgaacTGGAGTCAGTGACTGAAAGCTCAACCTGGCCTCAAAGGCAACCAGGGTAGTTCAGGACTGTTTTGGAGAGGTACACATGAAAATGGTGTTATTTGGATGCACTAAATGCCCaagcatttgcttttaattaagttTCTGCAAAAATATTATCCTTGTTCTGCTCAGTACAAGAAATAGCCAGAAGTCTGGTACATTCCTGCAACAGAGTGTGGGAAGTTTGTCTGACTTTACCAATGGCTTTACTGGAGAATTTAAGATTAATCCTGAGCAGCATTTCCTTAAAAATAGTCAAGTGAAAGCTTTCCCATTTTTAGTGGGTCTTTCCCACATGAACCAGGC comes from Athene noctua chromosome 5, bAthNoc1.hap1.1, whole genome shotgun sequence and encodes:
- the MYOC gene encoding myocilin is translated as MLGAWLLLWGGLALGGRGETAFLRRADDSAGRCTYSFTVASPVEAACPDAGGVPELRAELAALAARLSRLESRERGSGPRGGEVGVAPEPQPAGRLEAAYSELLRAKSQLEEEKGRLEREKEELGRRLETSTQEITRLRATRCPPGREGPGRDTLRAPGKAPRWVPQPLTYQELQSERTEVSVSQPLEEMALGRPGSKDSGCGELVWVGEPVVFGRAESFAGKYGVWMKDPEPVPPFTRETTWRVDAVGAEVRQLFQYEAAEQLAQGYPAKVHILPRPLESTGAVVYRGGLFFQPRRSRTVARYDLRGEAVTVEREIPGAGYHGQYPYSWGGYTDIDLAVDETGLWVIYSTEKARGAIVLSKLDPETLKIQRTWETNIRKRGVANSFVICGTLYTVSSYSAHNATVNFAYNTATSTSRALSIPFENRFRYLSMVDYNPAERQLFAWDSFNMVTYPVRLSQA